A region of the Mycoavidus sp. HKI genome:
AGCAAGCCGGCATATTTTATCAGTCATCGCGCCTTATTTACGTGGCCGCTCACGCCAGCTCTTCGATGACCTGCTCAGCGGAAAAATTCCGCCGAAAGAATATGTTTCCCCTGCCAAAGCCGCGAGTCAACAAAATGAGAGTTCAATTTTGAAGACAGTTCATTAAGGAATATTAGGGTACCCCCCCATTTTCAATTCAAACACAAGCGCGCTGGCTCGATAGTGCTCGCTCGCCTGATCACGCTGACCCAGCTCTTCGTGCAAACGAGCCAGCGCCCGATGCGCTTCTGCGCGCAACATAACGCTATCCTCGCTGCGGCTGGCAAGGCGCAATGCTGTTTCCAGAAAAGCTTGCGCTTTGCCCCATAGTTTTTGCTGCTGGCACAACCCCCCCAGCGTAAACAGCAAATCAGGGTCGTCTGGGTGCTCAAGTTGCCATGCCTCTGCTCGTTGAATTAAAGGCAAAGGATCCTGGCCCGCGCATTGAATATAACGCCGTAACAAACACGCATCCCAATGCTCAGCAAGCACTTCCTCAATAATGCGCCGAGCCTCTTTATGCCGCTCTAAAGCAATCAGTAGCTGCGCCGCCAAATCCGCTGTGCGTGGCCTCTGTTGTTCCGAGAGAGGCAGGCTATGCCAACCCATAAGAAGCGCTTGTGCCTCATAACGGCATTCATGCAAAACGTGCTCTGCCGCCACCTGCTGCAAGCGCTGCCACGAACTGGCGAAGGGGTGCAACGCTTCATGCGCATTGAGGGCTTTGATCACCTGTAACAC
Encoded here:
- a CDS encoding heme biosynthesis HemY N-terminal domain-containing protein; the encoded protein is MAIRGLLWLAFLFTAAVLIAVLGSLGTGQVLIIQAPYRIDMSIHLFGVMLVAAFIAFYLLLRLLAHLFQMPARLAAYRMRLRAAKARDALSSAVSHLFAGRFTRAEKAARTASLSVENKDAAALIGARAAHQLHEYARRDEWLAQATASQWQEARLLSSAKMCIDAHDAEGALAALSEMPAQSARRFSAQHIALRAHQQLKHWPQVLQVIKALNAHEALHPFASSWQRLQQVAAEHVLHECRYEAQALLMGWHSLPLSEQQRPRTADLAAQLLIALERHKEARRIIEEVLAEHWDACLLRRYIQCAGQDPLPLIQRAEAWQLEHPDDPDLLFTLGGLCQQQKLWGKAQAFLETALRLASRSEDSVMLRAEAHRALARLHEELGQRDQASEHYRASALVFELKMGGYPNIP